The Streptomyces sp. NBC_00670 genome window below encodes:
- a CDS encoding glycerophosphodiester phosphodiesterase, giving the protein MTHARQHPTRPIQVVAHRGASEEAPEHTLAAYRKAIEDGADALECDVRLTADGHLVCVHDRRVNRTSNGRGAVSALELAELAALDFGSWHHQDETPDEAPDWEHRPEDRGDTSVLTLERLLELVADAGRRVELAVETKHPTRWAGQVEERLLLLLKRFGLDAPASPEESAVRVMSFSARSLHRVRAASPTLPTVYLTQFVTPRMRDGRLPEGVHIAGPSIRIVRNQPAYVQRLKAAGHRVHVWTVNTPEDVGRCADLGVDAIITNRPRAVRELLGR; this is encoded by the coding sequence GTGACCCACGCACGACAGCATCCGACCCGGCCGATCCAGGTCGTCGCCCACCGCGGAGCCTCCGAGGAGGCACCCGAACACACGCTCGCGGCCTACCGCAAGGCGATCGAGGACGGCGCCGACGCCCTCGAGTGCGACGTGCGGCTGACCGCCGACGGTCACCTCGTCTGCGTCCACGACCGCCGCGTCAACCGTACGTCCAACGGACGCGGTGCCGTCTCCGCGCTGGAGCTCGCCGAACTCGCCGCCCTGGACTTCGGCTCCTGGCACCACCAGGACGAGACCCCCGACGAGGCCCCCGACTGGGAGCACCGGCCCGAGGACCGGGGGGACACCTCCGTCCTCACCCTGGAGCGGCTCCTTGAGCTGGTCGCCGACGCCGGGCGCCGCGTGGAGCTCGCCGTCGAGACCAAGCACCCGACCCGCTGGGCCGGCCAGGTCGAGGAGCGGCTGCTCCTCCTGCTGAAGCGGTTCGGGCTGGACGCGCCGGCGTCGCCCGAGGAGTCCGCGGTGCGGGTGATGAGCTTCTCGGCGCGGTCCCTGCACCGGGTGCGGGCCGCCTCGCCGACGCTCCCGACGGTGTACCTCACGCAGTTCGTGACCCCCCGGATGCGGGACGGGCGGCTGCCCGAGGGGGTCCACATCGCGGGGCCCTCGATCCGGATCGTGCGCAATCAGCCGGCGTACGTCCAGCGCCTGAAGGCGGCCGGGCACCGGGTGCACGTGTGGACGGTGAACACGCCGGAGGACGTCGGCCGCTGCGCCGACCTGGGCGTCGACGCCATCATCACCAATCGTCCGCGGGCCGTACGGGAGCTGCTGGGGCGCTGA
- a CDS encoding ATP-binding protein — translation MAVPHGPAGVGQARHRMRAQLRGGGVSEAVIDDAVLILSELLSNACRHGRPLGDALAGDGDVRAAWRVEPSGRLTVEVTDGGGPTRPVPATPSVTARGGRGLNIITALAQDWGVRDGVHGEVTVWVVVHDDAGAARRREDFAARVTAPPVSRAS, via the coding sequence ATGGCCGTACCCCATGGCCCTGCGGGCGTGGGTCAGGCAAGGCACCGGATGCGGGCGCAGCTGCGCGGCGGCGGTGTGTCGGAAGCGGTCATCGACGATGCCGTACTGATCCTTTCCGAACTTCTCAGCAACGCCTGCCGGCACGGCAGGCCCCTCGGCGACGCCCTCGCCGGGGACGGTGACGTGCGGGCCGCCTGGCGCGTCGAGCCCTCGGGACGGCTCACGGTCGAGGTGACGGACGGCGGCGGTCCGACCCGTCCGGTTCCCGCCACGCCGTCGGTCACCGCGCGTGGCGGCCGCGGTCTGAACATCATCACGGCGCTCGCGCAGGACTGGGGCGTACGGGACGGGGTGCACGGCGAGGTCACCGTCTGGGTCGTCGTCCATGACGACGCCGGTGCCGCGCGCCGGCGGGAGGACTTCGCCGCACGGGTCACGGCACCGCCGGTCTCACGGGCGTCGTAG
- a CDS encoding DUF5926 family protein, with product MAKKRPQTKANRPRTGGGVSAGADIPVVGAREPCPCGSGRRYKACHGRAASHAATELVQRPFEGLAGEGDWVALRELVPAATAELTLKESLPEGVPSVTLATVLPMAWPALRRDDGSVLLGLQNDTASGDISRDLADTLSRALTAEPGTSVQSRRAPADGPRLQDLLDADAAFAPVVHTGFEFWVPDAENASPEVTASLERANAAAIPTVRLEGVDAAYWCRTPEKNHLRWVMPHPEERLLDALARLHAAGRSALGEGTRLVGSFRAHGLVVPVWDLPSEMTAQDVEKPATEFAEHLAEALASTEPLTPEERRARGGLTNRQVTLS from the coding sequence ATGGCCAAGAAGCGACCCCAGACGAAGGCCAACAGGCCCCGGACCGGTGGCGGGGTGAGCGCCGGGGCGGACATTCCGGTCGTCGGCGCCCGGGAGCCCTGCCCCTGCGGCAGCGGCCGCCGCTACAAGGCCTGCCACGGCCGGGCCGCGTCGCACGCGGCGACGGAGCTGGTGCAACGCCCGTTCGAGGGGCTGGCCGGTGAGGGCGACTGGGTCGCGCTGCGCGAACTGGTCCCCGCGGCCACGGCCGAGCTGACGCTGAAGGAGAGCCTGCCCGAGGGCGTCCCCTCGGTCACCCTCGCCACCGTGCTGCCGATGGCCTGGCCCGCGCTGCGCCGGGACGACGGTTCGGTCCTGCTCGGCCTGCAGAACGACACGGCGTCCGGCGACATCAGCCGCGACCTCGCCGACACTCTGAGCCGCGCGCTGACGGCGGAGCCCGGTACCTCGGTGCAGAGCCGGCGCGCCCCGGCCGACGGTCCCCGGCTGCAGGACCTGCTGGACGCGGACGCCGCGTTCGCGCCGGTGGTGCACACCGGCTTCGAGTTCTGGGTCCCGGACGCGGAGAACGCCTCGCCCGAGGTGACCGCGTCCCTGGAGCGGGCCAACGCCGCGGCCATCCCCACCGTACGGCTGGAGGGTGTGGACGCCGCCTACTGGTGCCGTACGCCGGAGAAGAACCATCTGCGGTGGGTCATGCCGCACCCGGAGGAGCGGCTCCTGGACGCGCTCGCGCGGCTGCACGCCGCCGGGCGGTCCGCGCTGGGCGAGGGCACCCGGCTGGTGGGCTCGTTCCGGGCGCACGGCCTGGTGGTCCCGGTGTGGGACCTGCCGAGCGAGATGACGGCCCAGGACGTGGAGAAACCGGCCACGGAGTTCGCCGAGCACCTCGCGGAAGCGCTCGCGTCGACGGAGCCGCTCACCCCCGAGGAGCGCCGGGCCCGCGGCGGCCTGACGAACCGCCAGGTCACCCTGAGCTGA
- a CDS encoding bifunctional DNA primase/polymerase — protein sequence MRGIPGRLRRFLSRRNDGEPEVFGAALTFATQWQWPVLPGVAPDPQGRARCGCPDPECTVPGAHPFDPGLLAATTDPRMVRWWWTNRPTAPIVLATGGRAPCAVSLPAPAAARALAVLDRKGIRVGPVVAAPHRWAILVAPYSLEQLGELLHAQDFVPGSLRFHGEGGYLALPPSATGHGRVRWERAPLPGSAAPWVPDVEAVVDATVEALTRTGVSAPEF from the coding sequence ATGCGCGGGATTCCCGGAAGGCTACGCAGGTTCCTGTCCCGGCGGAACGACGGGGAGCCTGAGGTGTTCGGCGCGGCCCTGACCTTCGCCACGCAGTGGCAGTGGCCCGTTCTCCCGGGTGTGGCACCGGACCCCCAGGGGCGCGCCCGCTGCGGGTGCCCCGACCCGGAGTGCACGGTGCCGGGCGCGCACCCGTTCGACCCGGGGCTGCTCGCGGCCACCACCGATCCGCGCATGGTGCGCTGGTGGTGGACCAACCGGCCGACGGCGCCGATCGTGCTCGCCACCGGCGGCCGCGCGCCCTGCGCGGTGAGCCTGCCCGCCCCGGCGGCGGCCCGCGCCCTGGCCGTGCTGGACCGCAAGGGCATCCGGGTCGGCCCGGTCGTCGCCGCGCCGCACCGCTGGGCGATCCTCGTCGCCCCGTACTCCCTGGAGCAGCTCGGCGAGCTGCTCCACGCCCAGGACTTCGTCCCCGGCTCGCTGCGCTTCCACGGCGAGGGCGGCTACCTCGCGCTGCCGCCCTCCGCGACCGGCCACGGGCGGGTGCGCTGGGAGCGGGCGCCGCTGCCCGGTTCGGCCGCGCCCTGGGTGCCGGACGTGGAGGCCGTGGTGGACGCCACGGTCGAGGCCCTCACTCGTACGGGTGTGAGCGCGCCCGAGTTCTAG
- a CDS encoding PP2C family protein-serine/threonine phosphatase, which yields MLDIPSRVRVHVETLPATQNDMGVCDAFVQYAPVGKPDAMTAPHLPKVAGIDSTVPAPAHTVAPAVPPTGPTPNTTGTSSATSHTTGPGILLQDRLAGWVSDLTTLHELTERLVRTDSLATALEELLRAGSALVGARRGLVVLEPRDGLGPDTTLGLGLGRADLGHIETVPRSAMAYGKILDELPGGEGEIAQPDLFSEDGLDPRHRDVAARLGYAASYALPLAGEAAGRLGAAVWLYDEPAEPTARMRHLAGLYVRCATEHLARLVETERTRACMATLAEELLPSRLPRIPGVQLAVRRRTGPRGGGDWFDALPLPDAALGLAVGSVTGSGPSAVAAMGRLRAGMRAYAVMEGEDPVAVLSDLELLLRLTEPARSATALFAYCEPALRRITLAGAGHSPPLLVGERRTEYVETSLSAPLNMLACWEAPSVELTAEPGETVLLYTDGLLQRTGDPMDRAFARLHAAAASVPRGLRADPAAVADHVLRTVLPDGLDATGGAEDVVLLAARFE from the coding sequence ATGCTGGACATCCCCTCACGAGTGCGTGTACATGTGGAGACACTGCCGGCGACGCAGAATGACATGGGGGTTTGCGATGCTTTCGTGCAGTACGCACCGGTCGGAAAGCCGGACGCCATGACCGCCCCTCACCTCCCGAAAGTGGCCGGAATCGACTCCACGGTTCCCGCTCCCGCTCACACTGTCGCGCCGGCCGTCCCGCCCACGGGCCCCACGCCGAACACCACGGGTACCTCTTCGGCCACCTCCCACACCACCGGTCCGGGCATCCTCCTCCAGGACCGGCTCGCCGGCTGGGTCTCCGACCTCACCACCCTGCACGAACTCACCGAACGCCTGGTCCGCACCGACTCGCTCGCCACCGCTCTGGAGGAGCTGCTGCGCGCCGGGTCCGCGCTGGTCGGCGCCCGCCGCGGCCTGGTCGTCCTGGAGCCGCGCGACGGCCTGGGGCCGGACACCACCCTCGGCCTCGGCCTCGGCCGCGCGGACCTCGGCCACATCGAGACCGTGCCGCGCAGCGCCATGGCGTACGGGAAGATCCTGGACGAGCTGCCGGGCGGCGAGGGCGAGATCGCCCAGCCCGACCTGTTCTCCGAGGACGGGCTCGACCCCCGCCACCGCGACGTGGCCGCCCGCCTCGGCTACGCCGCCAGCTACGCCCTGCCGCTGGCCGGCGAGGCCGCGGGCCGCCTCGGCGCCGCCGTCTGGCTCTACGACGAGCCCGCCGAGCCGACCGCCCGCATGCGCCACCTCGCCGGGCTGTACGTCCGCTGCGCCACCGAGCACCTCGCGCGGCTCGTCGAGACCGAACGCACGCGCGCGTGCATGGCGACGCTCGCCGAGGAGCTGCTGCCCTCCCGGCTCCCCCGCATCCCGGGCGTGCAACTCGCCGTCCGCCGCCGCACCGGACCGCGCGGCGGCGGCGACTGGTTCGACGCGCTGCCGCTGCCGGACGCGGCGCTCGGCCTCGCGGTCGGCTCCGTCACCGGCTCGGGGCCGAGCGCGGTCGCGGCCATGGGCCGGCTGCGGGCCGGCATGCGGGCGTACGCGGTGATGGAGGGCGAGGACCCGGTCGCCGTCCTGTCCGACCTGGAGCTGCTGCTGCGGCTGACCGAACCGGCCCGCTCGGCCACCGCGCTGTTCGCCTACTGCGAGCCCGCGCTGCGCCGGATCACCCTGGCCGGGGCCGGGCACAGCCCTCCGCTGCTCGTCGGCGAGCGGCGCACGGAGTACGTCGAGACCTCCCTGTCGGCGCCCCTGAACATGCTGGCCTGCTGGGAGGCGCCGAGCGTCGAACTGACGGCCGAGCCCGGAGAGACGGTTCTGCTGTACACCGACGGGCTGTTGCAGCGCACCGGCGACCCCATGGACCGCGCCTTCGCCCGGCTGCACGCGGCGGCCGCGAGCGTGCCGCGCGGACTGCGCGCCGACCCGGCGGCCGTCGCGGACCACGTGCTGCGCACGGTGCTGCCGGACGGCCTGGACGCGACGGGCGGCGCGGAGGATGTGGTGCTGCTGGCGGCACGCTTCGAGTAG
- a CDS encoding aminopeptidase P family protein produces MADELPATPETVADEAEAAESEEPIKQRKNSLYPGVSDELAENMKSGWADTELRDLAPIPQAAETAARRAALSARFPGERLVIPAGNLKTRSNDTEYPFRASVEYAYLTGNQTEDGVLVLEPTADGHKGTLYLLPRSNRENGEFWLSGQGELWVGRRHSLTEAERLYGIPVSDVRELTGKLREARGPVRVVRGYDAGIEAALTDKVTAERDEELKVFLSEARLVKDDFEIAELQKAVDSTVRGFEDVVKVLDKARATSERYIEGTFFLRARVEGNDVGYGTIAAAGPHACTLHWVRNDGPVNAGDLLLLDAGVETHTYYTADVTRTLPVDGRFSDIQRKIYDAVYDAQQAGIEAVRPGGKHRDFHDAAQRVLTERLVEWGLVEGPVERVLELGLQRRWTLHGTGHMLGMDVHDCASARVETYVDGVLEPGMVLTVEPGLYFQADDLTVPEEYRGIGVRIEDDILVTADGNRNLSAGLPRRSDEVEAWMESLKQA; encoded by the coding sequence GTGGCGGACGAGCTTCCGGCGACCCCGGAGACCGTGGCGGACGAGGCTGAGGCAGCCGAGTCCGAGGAGCCCATCAAGCAGCGCAAGAACAGCCTGTACCCGGGCGTGTCCGACGAACTCGCCGAGAACATGAAGTCCGGCTGGGCCGACACCGAACTGCGCGACCTCGCACCGATCCCGCAGGCCGCCGAGACCGCCGCCCGCCGCGCCGCGCTCTCCGCGCGCTTCCCGGGCGAGCGCCTGGTGATTCCCGCCGGCAATCTGAAGACGCGGTCGAACGACACGGAGTACCCCTTCCGTGCCTCGGTCGAGTACGCGTACCTCACCGGCAACCAGACCGAGGACGGCGTCCTGGTCCTGGAGCCCACGGCCGACGGCCACAAGGGGACGCTCTACCTGCTGCCGCGCTCGAACCGCGAGAACGGCGAGTTCTGGCTCTCCGGCCAGGGCGAGCTGTGGGTCGGCCGCCGCCACTCCCTCACCGAGGCCGAACGGCTGTACGGCATCCCCGTCTCCGACGTCCGCGAGCTGACCGGGAAGCTGCGCGAGGCGCGCGGCCCGGTCCGCGTCGTGCGCGGCTACGACGCCGGCATCGAGGCCGCGCTCACCGACAAGGTCACCGCCGAGCGGGACGAGGAGCTGAAGGTCTTCCTCTCCGAGGCGCGGCTGGTCAAGGACGACTTCGAGATCGCCGAGCTGCAGAAGGCCGTCGACTCCACCGTGCGCGGCTTCGAGGACGTGGTGAAGGTCCTCGACAAGGCGCGGGCCACCAGCGAGCGCTACATCGAGGGCACCTTCTTCCTCCGCGCCCGTGTGGAGGGCAACGACGTCGGCTACGGCACCATCGCCGCCGCCGGACCGCACGCCTGCACCCTGCACTGGGTGCGCAACGACGGCCCGGTCAACGCGGGCGACCTGCTGCTGCTCGACGCGGGCGTCGAGACGCACACGTACTACACCGCCGACGTCACCCGCACCCTGCCGGTCGACGGCCGGTTCAGCGACATCCAGCGGAAGATCTACGACGCGGTGTACGACGCCCAGCAGGCCGGCATCGAGGCGGTCCGGCCGGGCGGCAAGCACCGCGACTTCCACGACGCCGCCCAGCGCGTGCTCACCGAGCGGCTGGTGGAGTGGGGGCTGGTCGAGGGGCCCGTCGAGCGCGTGCTCGAACTCGGGCTGCAGCGCCGCTGGACCCTGCACGGCACCGGGCACATGCTCGGCATGGACGTCCACGACTGCGCGTCGGCGCGGGTGGAGACGTACGTGGACGGCGTGCTGGAGCCCGGGATGGTCCTCACCGTCGAGCCGGGGCTGTACTTCCAGGCCGACGACCTGACCGTGCCGGAGGAGTACCGCGGCATCGGCGTGCGGATCGAGGACGACATCCTGGTGACCGCGGACGGCAACCGGAACCTGTCGGCGGGGCTGCCGCGCCGGTCCGACGAGGTCGAGGCGTGGATGGAGTCGCTCAAGCAGGCGTGA
- a CDS encoding ATP-binding protein, with the protein MSIWWSLHLRREAASVPLARRLLIGTMETAGVDPDVSYDLSVALSEACANAVEHGGDLGRGRTSGEYRVTAYLDGEKCRIEVTDSGPGFPAGRARPPVRVARPDAESGRGLGLIQQLADHVQIGNKPGHGGAVVSFDKMLKWREGAPLAAV; encoded by the coding sequence ATGAGCATCTGGTGGTCACTGCATCTGCGGCGCGAGGCCGCGAGCGTGCCGCTGGCCCGGCGGCTGCTGATCGGCACGATGGAGACCGCGGGCGTCGACCCCGATGTCTCCTACGACCTCTCCGTGGCCCTGAGCGAGGCGTGTGCGAACGCCGTCGAACACGGCGGCGACCTGGGACGGGGCCGCACCTCCGGCGAGTACCGGGTGACGGCCTACCTGGACGGCGAGAAGTGCCGCATCGAGGTGACCGACTCGGGCCCGGGGTTCCCCGCGGGCCGGGCGCGCCCGCCGGTGCGCGTCGCCCGCCCGGACGCGGAGAGCGGCCGGGGCCTCGGCCTCATCCAGCAGCTCGCCGACCACGTTCAGATCGGCAACAAGCCGGGGCACGGCGGCGCCGTGGTGAGCTTCGACAAGATGCTCAAATGGCGCGAGGGCGCGCCCCTGGCCGCGGTCTGA
- a CDS encoding YcnI family copper-binding membrane protein codes for MKLTKATQAATTTPAARPSSRLPRVAAAGAAAAVVVLAVSTPAFAHVTVQPEGEAAKGGYAVVDFKVPNERDNASTTKLEVSLDTDHPLASVMPQPVDGWDVKVTTSKLDKPLTSHGQKISEAVSKVTWTATGKGIRPGYFQKFPLSVGALPDNTDQLVFKALQTYSNKEVVRWIEIPQKGQEEPENPAPTLTLSDASDASDDDSHGSTAKGASATSGSSDASAAKDTAASSADSSDTTARVLGIVGIVVGAAGVAYGVLADRRRRGAGA; via the coding sequence ATGAAGCTCACCAAGGCCACCCAGGCCGCCACGACCACCCCGGCCGCCCGCCCGTCGTCGAGGCTGCCCCGGGTCGCCGCCGCGGGTGCCGCCGCCGCGGTGGTCGTCCTCGCCGTGTCGACGCCCGCGTTCGCGCACGTCACCGTGCAGCCCGAGGGCGAGGCCGCCAAGGGCGGGTACGCCGTCGTCGACTTCAAGGTCCCCAACGAGCGCGACAACGCCTCGACCACGAAGCTCGAGGTCAGCCTGGACACCGACCACCCGCTCGCCTCGGTCATGCCGCAGCCGGTCGACGGCTGGGACGTCAAGGTCACGACGTCCAAGCTCGACAAGCCGCTCACCTCGCACGGCCAGAAGATCAGCGAGGCGGTCTCCAAGGTCACCTGGACCGCCACCGGCAAGGGCATCCGGCCGGGCTACTTCCAGAAGTTCCCGCTCTCCGTCGGCGCCCTCCCGGACAACACCGACCAGCTCGTCTTCAAGGCGCTCCAGACGTACTCCAACAAGGAGGTCGTCCGCTGGATCGAGATCCCGCAGAAGGGCCAGGAGGAGCCCGAGAACCCGGCCCCGACCCTCACCCTGTCCGACGCCTCCGACGCCTCCGACGACGACAGCCACGGCTCGACCGCGAAGGGCGCCTCGGCCACCTCCGGCTCCTCCGACGCCTCGGCCGCCAAGGACACGGCGGCATCGTCCGCCGACAGCAGTGACACCACCGCACGCGTGCTCGGGATCGTCGGCATCGTCGTCGGCGCCGCGGGCGTCGCGTACGGGGTGCTGGCCGACCGTCGCCGGCGCGGCGCCGGGGCCTGA
- a CDS encoding SCO family protein, which translates to MRTKHTVTAAALLAAATLTLTACGSGDSGSDPVAVVSQDASSQGAVTVLDQPFEKPDLVLTDTHGEKYDLRAETKDRPTLVYFGYTHCPDVCPLTMNNIAVAKKQLSRAKQDKLRVVFVTTDPKRDTPAELGKWLKGIDPDIVGLTGDFSTIQAGARSLGISIEPTTKDKNGKIVSTHGTQVIAFSPRTNGGYLLYSQDATVDTYTKDLPKIIDGQKP; encoded by the coding sequence ATGCGCACCAAGCACACCGTCACCGCGGCGGCCCTCCTCGCCGCCGCCACCCTCACCCTCACCGCCTGCGGCTCCGGCGACAGCGGGAGCGATCCCGTCGCCGTCGTCTCGCAGGACGCTTCCTCGCAGGGCGCCGTCACCGTCCTCGACCAGCCCTTCGAGAAGCCGGACCTCGTCCTCACCGACACCCACGGCGAGAAGTACGACCTGCGCGCCGAGACCAAGGACCGGCCGACGCTCGTCTACTTCGGCTACACGCACTGTCCGGACGTCTGCCCGCTGACGATGAACAACATCGCGGTGGCCAAGAAGCAGCTGTCCCGGGCGAAGCAGGACAAGCTCCGCGTCGTCTTCGTGACGACCGACCCCAAGCGGGACACCCCGGCCGAGCTCGGCAAGTGGCTCAAGGGCATCGACCCCGACATCGTGGGCCTGACCGGCGACTTCTCCACCATCCAGGCCGGCGCCCGCAGCCTGGGCATCAGCATCGAGCCGACGACGAAGGACAAGAACGGCAAGATCGTCTCCACGCACGGCACCCAGGTCATCGCCTTCTCCCCCAGGACCAACGGCGGCTACCTGCTCTACAGCCAGGACGCGACGGTCGACACCTACACGAAGGACCTTCCGAAGATCATCGACGGACAGAAGCCGTGA
- a CDS encoding copper chaperone PCu(A)C encodes MAVAGAAVVTALVLTSCGGSDDSGGSASGEPALKVSGAYMPAPTTGDMAAGFFTVTNSGGADTLTSVSSDTAGDVTMHATEDGAMVEKNSFPVPADGSLAFTSGGNHLMFEKLDHRPKQGEKVAVDLHFAKSGTVEVEIPVKSATYIPKTGH; translated from the coding sequence ATGGCGGTGGCCGGCGCCGCCGTCGTGACGGCGCTGGTGCTGACCTCATGCGGCGGGTCGGACGACTCCGGCGGCTCGGCCTCCGGCGAGCCCGCGCTGAAGGTCAGCGGCGCCTACATGCCCGCGCCCACCACCGGGGACATGGCGGCGGGCTTCTTCACCGTCACCAACTCCGGGGGCGCCGACACGCTCACCTCCGTCTCCAGCGACACGGCGGGGGACGTCACCATGCACGCCACCGAGGACGGCGCCATGGTCGAGAAGAACTCCTTCCCGGTGCCCGCGGACGGCTCGCTGGCCTTCACCAGCGGCGGCAACCATCTCATGTTCGAAAAACTCGACCACAGGCCGAAGCAGGGCGAGAAGGTGGCGGTGGACCTCCACTTCGCCAAGTCCGGCACGGTCGAGGTGGAGATTCCGGTGAAGTCGGCGACGTACATCCCGAAGACCGGGCACTGA
- a CDS encoding copper resistance CopC/CopD family protein yields the protein MLPLFALLLAAGGLLLGGAAPASAHAALTGSAPGQGAVVDKAPTEVTLTFSEKVSLSSGDLRVLNPAGKQVDTGKPSNLSGTTYGVPLRSGLPDGTYTVTYQVISADSHPVAGGFTFSIGAPSATSVSVSDQTVGGGVVGALYGFARYVSYAGYIVLVGGAAFVLACWQRGAGERTMQRFVVSGWIALTAATLALLMLRGSYTGTGKIADVFDLSLVGQVLQTKTGAALVSRLLLLAAAALFVAVLFGAYARQDEEEAGDGDEARGAEAAGDATDADAAADLAAERRDLTFGLAVGGAVIAAGLAATWAMAEHASTGIQAGIAMPVDVLHLLAVAAWLGGLAALLTALYRAPSIESTAVRRFSQVAFGSVAVLAATGLYQSWRQVGSWSALTGTTYGQLLLAKVALVAVLIGIARVSRRWTAHLADVPAATVKKKTVAAEVGTGSGAAKGSGAAKGPGAAKGPGAAKGGAGSGDPRRAAQLARQRAATAAARAKRVRDADPFRSGLRRSVLAEAGVAVVLLAVTTVLTTTEPGRTEEEAQAAKAASSSSSSSSSSSDTQTSESLSLELPFDTGGEDGKGTARVTLDPARVGGNVMHVYVTRPNGKTFDVPEVKVSFTLAAKDIGPLPVAPDRVATGHWSASGVQIPMAGDWKISVTVRTSDIDQVTVDKNAKIG from the coding sequence CTGCTGCCGCTGTTCGCGCTGCTGCTCGCCGCGGGCGGGCTGCTGCTCGGCGGCGCGGCCCCCGCGTCCGCGCACGCCGCGCTCACCGGCAGCGCCCCCGGTCAGGGGGCGGTGGTCGACAAGGCGCCCACCGAGGTCACGCTCACCTTCTCCGAGAAGGTGTCCCTGTCCTCCGGCGACCTGCGGGTGCTGAACCCGGCCGGCAAGCAGGTCGACACCGGCAAGCCGTCCAACCTCAGCGGCACCACGTACGGCGTCCCGCTGCGCAGCGGGCTGCCGGACGGCACGTACACCGTGACCTACCAGGTGATCTCGGCGGACAGTCATCCCGTCGCGGGCGGGTTCACCTTCTCCATCGGCGCCCCCTCCGCGACCAGCGTCTCCGTCTCGGACCAGACCGTGGGCGGCGGGGTCGTGGGCGCGCTCTACGGCTTCGCGCGGTACGTGTCGTACGCCGGGTACATCGTGCTGGTCGGCGGCGCGGCCTTCGTGCTCGCCTGCTGGCAGCGCGGGGCCGGCGAGCGGACGATGCAGCGGTTCGTGGTCTCGGGCTGGATCGCCCTGACCGCGGCGACGCTGGCGCTGCTGATGCTGCGTGGTTCCTACACCGGCACCGGGAAGATCGCCGACGTGTTCGACCTGTCCCTGGTCGGACAGGTGCTCCAGACCAAGACGGGCGCGGCCCTGGTCTCCCGGCTGCTGCTGCTCGCCGCCGCCGCGCTGTTCGTCGCGGTGCTCTTCGGGGCGTACGCGCGGCAGGACGAGGAGGAGGCCGGGGACGGCGACGAGGCCCGGGGCGCCGAGGCCGCCGGGGATGCCACCGACGCCGACGCCGCCGCCGATCTCGCCGCCGAGCGGCGGGACCTCACCTTCGGGCTGGCCGTCGGCGGCGCCGTCATCGCCGCCGGGCTCGCGGCGACCTGGGCCATGGCCGAGCACGCCTCGACGGGCATTCAGGCGGGCATCGCCATGCCCGTCGACGTGCTCCATCTGCTGGCCGTCGCCGCCTGGCTCGGCGGGCTCGCGGCCCTGCTGACCGCGCTGTACCGGGCCCCGTCCATCGAGTCCACGGCCGTGCGGCGGTTCTCGCAGGTCGCGTTCGGCAGCGTGGCCGTCCTGGCCGCGACGGGGCTCTACCAGTCGTGGCGCCAGGTCGGCTCGTGGTCCGCGCTGACCGGCACCACGTACGGGCAGCTGCTCCTGGCGAAGGTCGCCCTGGTGGCCGTCCTCATCGGCATCGCCCGGGTCTCCCGCCGCTGGACGGCCCACCTGGCGGATGTACCGGCGGCCACGGTGAAGAAGAAGACGGTGGCGGCCGAGGTCGGCACCGGGTCCGGTGCTGCGAAGGGATCCGGTGCGGCCAAGGGACCCGGTGCGGCGAAGGGACCTGGTGCGGCCAAGGGGGGCGCCGGTTCCGGTGATCCCCGGCGTGCCGCCCAGCTCGCCCGGCAGCGTGCCGCGACGGCCGCGGCGCGGGCCAAGCGGGTCCGGGACGCCGACCCGTTCCGCTCCGGGCTGCGCCGCTCCGTCCTCGCCGAGGCGGGGGTCGCCGTGGTGCTCCTCGCCGTCACCACCGTGCTGACCACGACCGAACCCGGGCGCACGGAGGAGGAGGCCCAGGCGGCGAAGGCGGCTTCGTCATCCTCGTCCTCGTCCTCCTCGTCGTCCGACACCCAGACCTCCGAGTCGCTCTCGCTGGAGCTCCCCTTCGACACCGGCGGCGAGGACGGCAAGGGCACCGCCCGGGTGACCCTCGATCCCGCCCGCGTCGGCGGCAACGTCATGCACGTCTATGTCACCCGGCCCAACGGCAAGACGTTCGACGTCCCCGAGGTGAAGGTCTCCTTCACCCTGGCCGCGAAGGACATCGGCCCGCTGCCGGTGGCCCCGGACCGCGTCGCCACCGGGCACTGGTCGGCGAGCGGCGTACAGATCCCCATGGCGGGCGACTGGAAGATCTCCGTGACCGTACGGACCTCCGACATCGACCAGGTGACCGTCGACAAGAACGCGAAGATCGGCTGA